Proteins encoded together in one Bradyrhizobium sp. PSBB068 window:
- a CDS encoding ABC transporter ATP-binding protein: MPMTIPDPTPSAAPLAATVPDALLEFRNIRIVYDNAIEAIRDVSIAVPNGNIVALLGSNGAGKSTLLKAMSGILYTEEGVVENGSIRFRNDEVHRLAPDELVRRGIVQVPEGRRVFAALTIDENLLMGGYTRTGAEARERRDKVFALFPRLYERRDQIAGYMSGGEQQMLAIGRALMTDPVLLALDEPSLGLAPLIIDRIYEVIARLRDELKMTVLLVEQNAQRALDIADYGYILETGRVVLDGTASKLTANEDVQEFYLGVSSTGRKSLRDVKHYKRRKRWLS, translated from the coding sequence ATGCCCATGACCATCCCGGATCCGACGCCATCAGCAGCGCCGCTCGCGGCAACCGTGCCGGATGCGCTGCTCGAATTCCGCAACATCCGCATCGTCTACGACAACGCGATCGAGGCGATCCGCGACGTTTCGATCGCGGTGCCCAACGGGAACATCGTCGCTCTGCTCGGCTCCAACGGCGCCGGCAAGTCGACTTTGCTGAAGGCGATGTCCGGCATCCTCTACACCGAGGAAGGCGTGGTCGAGAACGGCAGCATCCGTTTCCGCAATGACGAGGTGCATCGCCTCGCGCCGGACGAGCTGGTCCGCCGCGGCATCGTGCAGGTGCCAGAGGGCCGCCGCGTATTTGCCGCCTTGACCATCGACGAGAATCTGCTGATGGGCGGCTACACCAGGACCGGCGCGGAGGCGCGCGAGCGCCGCGACAAGGTGTTCGCGCTGTTTCCACGCCTGTATGAGCGACGCGACCAGATCGCCGGCTACATGTCCGGCGGCGAGCAGCAGATGCTCGCGATCGGCCGCGCGCTGATGACCGATCCGGTGCTACTGGCGCTCGACGAGCCGTCGCTCGGCCTCGCGCCGCTGATCATCGACCGCATCTATGAGGTGATCGCCCGGCTGCGCGACGAGCTGAAGATGACCGTGCTGCTGGTCGAGCAGAATGCGCAGCGCGCGCTCGATATCGCCGACTACGGCTACATCCTGGAAACCGGTCGCGTCGTGCTCGACGGCACCGCAAGCAAGCTGACGGCCAACGAGGACGTGCAGGAGTTCTATCTCGGCGTCTCCTCGACGGGGCGCAAGAGCCTGCGCGACGTCAAGCACTACAAGCGCCGCAAGCGGTGGCTGTCATGA
- a CDS encoding NAD(P)/FAD-dependent oxidoreductase, protein MRVDAHKVDAVVIGAGAGGLCAAARLAHGGLHTLVVDDKDRLGGRASTEEIDGFKVNIGAIAIEFGGVFEETFHTVGAPLDIRAPEPASSFFIDGKVIDVGRGGWSLLLGQLTKQASRILEKFADARSGNLPDGRQSTEDWLKGYTSNATVHALFRNLCAAIFACNAAELPARAFLTYFTSKGAFKKFGFCPQGTIGVWNSLGTAIKRNGDIWLGTPATTIHTANGKVEGVTVLRNGEKVRIDTDLVVSNAGPKATVALAGSEAFPADYIARVNNDLRPAANIVINVASREPLINHPGIVTFGKTRRLCNMANLSATCPELAPPDWHLYVAYAVPVPALGDFDSDAEVALALEDLREQFANFDQTKILSIRVMRDDWPAQRSCAGYDLPRETGIEGLWCVGDAVKQYGNGGTQACAETAKIVSDAILAARPRRSAGRV, encoded by the coding sequence TTGCGCGTGGATGCTCACAAGGTCGATGCTGTCGTGATCGGAGCCGGCGCCGGCGGGCTGTGCGCCGCGGCGCGTCTCGCCCATGGCGGGCTGCATACGCTCGTGGTCGACGACAAGGACCGGCTCGGCGGCCGCGCCTCGACCGAGGAGATCGACGGCTTCAAGGTCAATATCGGCGCGATCGCCATCGAGTTCGGCGGCGTTTTCGAGGAGACCTTCCACACCGTCGGTGCGCCGCTCGACATCCGCGCGCCGGAGCCGGCGAGCTCGTTCTTCATCGACGGCAAGGTGATCGATGTCGGCCGCGGCGGCTGGTCGCTGCTGCTCGGGCAACTGACCAAGCAGGCCTCGCGCATCCTGGAGAAATTCGCCGACGCTCGCTCCGGCAACCTGCCCGACGGGCGACAATCGACCGAGGACTGGCTGAAGGGCTACACCAGCAATGCCACGGTGCACGCGCTGTTCCGCAACCTCTGCGCGGCGATCTTCGCCTGCAACGCCGCCGAGCTGCCGGCGCGCGCCTTCCTCACCTATTTCACCAGCAAGGGCGCCTTCAAGAAATTCGGCTTCTGCCCGCAGGGCACGATCGGGGTCTGGAACAGCTTGGGCACCGCGATCAAGCGCAATGGCGATATCTGGCTCGGCACGCCGGCGACGACGATCCACACCGCGAATGGCAAGGTCGAAGGTGTCACCGTGCTGCGCAACGGCGAGAAGGTGCGAATAGACACCGATCTCGTCGTCAGCAATGCGGGACCGAAAGCTACCGTCGCGCTGGCGGGAAGCGAGGCGTTTCCCGCAGATTACATCGCCAGGGTAAATAACGACCTGCGCCCGGCCGCCAATATCGTCATCAATGTCGCGAGCCGCGAGCCGCTGATCAATCATCCCGGCATCGTCACCTTCGGCAAGACGCGCCGGCTCTGCAACATGGCCAATCTCTCCGCGACCTGTCCGGAGCTGGCTCCGCCCGACTGGCACCTCTATGTCGCCTATGCCGTGCCGGTGCCTGCGCTCGGCGATTTCGACTCTGATGCCGAGGTCGCGCTCGCGCTGGAAGACCTGCGCGAGCAGTTCGCCAATTTCGACCAGACCAAAATCCTGTCGATCCGGGTGATGCGGGACGACTGGCCGGCGCAACGCAGCTGCGCCGGTTACGACCTGCCGCGCGAAACCGGCATCGAGGGCTTGTGGTGCGTCGGCGACGCGGTCAAGCAATATGGCAATGGCGGCACCCAGGCCTGCGCCGAGACCGCCAAGATCGTCAGCGATGCGATCCTCGCCGCGCGCCCGCGTCGTTCGGCCGGCCGGGTCTGA
- a CDS encoding TetR family transcriptional regulator: protein MARTRSENYDEIQQGILTTACGLFARQGYMRASIADLADACKLSRGALYHYFDSKEAILFAILDAHIREMIADVEAAMAGKATTLEQFRAAIQAIVALNARSSDEQRVILNDLSFLGETEQDAIKALERQLVDTVSDLLLKLDKEGKIVRRTKKIYSMMLFGILNFSHTWYDPKGGVDPSEFADMVVDLFLYGFTMPVPAKDAARPLRQRA from the coding sequence ATGGCGCGGACGCGCTCAGAGAATTACGACGAGATCCAGCAGGGCATTCTCACCACCGCCTGCGGCCTGTTCGCACGGCAAGGCTACATGCGTGCCTCGATCGCCGACCTCGCGGATGCCTGCAAGCTGTCGCGCGGCGCGCTGTATCATTATTTCGACTCGAAGGAAGCGATCCTGTTCGCGATCCTCGATGCGCATATCCGCGAGATGATCGCCGACGTCGAGGCCGCGATGGCCGGCAAGGCGACGACGCTGGAGCAGTTTCGCGCCGCGATCCAGGCCATCGTTGCGCTCAACGCGCGCTCGAGCGACGAGCAGCGCGTGATCCTCAACGATCTCTCGTTCCTCGGCGAGACCGAGCAGGATGCGATCAAGGCGCTCGAGCGTCAGCTGGTCGATACGGTCTCCGACCTCCTGCTCAAGCTCGACAAGGAAGGCAAGATCGTCCGGCGGACCAAGAAGATCTACAGCATGATGCTGTTCGGCATCCTGAACTTCAGCCACACCTGGTACGACCCCAAGGGCGGGGTCGACCCCAGCGAATTCGCCGACATGGTGGTGGACCTGTTCCTGTACGGTTTCACCATGCCGGTGCCGGCGAAGGATGCCGCGCGGCCGCTGCGCCAGCGGGCCTAG
- a CDS encoding thiolase family protein: MTRSLNELRPVYVVGIGWHRYQNPSETPYVALGLTAIRSALADARIEWPAVESSYVATALLGMASGRPMLRHLGATGAPLMHVENASASGSTAFRHACIEVASGISDVALAVGVDKRNPVRRAETGIGNLAEDAIVPFTHFALLTNEYSVRHNASAEDIARVAVKNHRNGAKNPNAQRQQERTLDEVLGGKRVSGSLTALQCTPIGEGAAAVIVASEDGIRRLGIDAGRAIRTTASVGRSERVYPPGAGFDAALTKETADLALAQAKLAPGDLDIVELHDAFTVEELHYIESIGLCPEGHGVRMLKEGALDIGGQCAINPSGGLIAMGHPIGPTGIGQIGEIVMQLRGEAGARQHAGARTGLAHMVGVGAVCYVHILQK, from the coding sequence ATGACACGATCACTCAACGAGCTGCGGCCGGTCTACGTCGTCGGCATCGGCTGGCATCGCTATCAGAACCCGAGCGAGACCCCTTATGTGGCGCTCGGCCTCACCGCGATCCGCTCCGCGCTTGCAGATGCGCGGATCGAATGGCCGGCGGTGGAATCGAGCTATGTCGCGACCGCGCTGCTTGGTATGGCGTCGGGGCGACCGATGCTGCGCCATCTCGGCGCGACCGGCGCGCCGCTGATGCATGTCGAGAATGCGTCGGCCTCCGGATCGACCGCGTTCCGCCATGCCTGCATCGAGGTCGCAAGCGGCATCTCCGATGTTGCGCTGGCGGTCGGCGTCGACAAGCGCAATCCGGTGCGGCGCGCCGAGACCGGCATTGGAAACCTCGCCGAGGACGCCATCGTTCCCTTCACGCATTTCGCGCTGCTGACCAATGAATATTCGGTCCGTCACAACGCCTCGGCCGAGGACATCGCTCGGGTCGCGGTGAAGAACCATCGCAACGGGGCGAAGAATCCCAATGCGCAGCGGCAGCAGGAGCGCACGCTCGACGAGGTGCTCGGCGGCAAGCGGGTGTCGGGATCGCTGACGGCACTGCAATGCACGCCGATCGGCGAAGGCGCTGCCGCGGTCATCGTCGCATCCGAGGACGGCATTCGCAGGCTGGGCATCGATGCCGGCCGCGCCATCCGGACCACGGCGTCGGTCGGCCGCAGCGAGCGGGTCTATCCGCCCGGCGCCGGCTTCGACGCGGCGCTCACCAAGGAGACCGCCGACCTTGCCTTGGCGCAGGCCAAGCTCGCGCCGGGGGATCTCGACATCGTCGAGTTGCACGACGCCTTCACCGTCGAGGAACTGCACTACATCGAGAGCATCGGCCTCTGCCCCGAGGGACACGGCGTTCGCATGTTGAAAGAGGGGGCGCTCGATATCGGCGGGCAGTGCGCGATCAATCCCTCCGGCGGCCTGATCGCGATGGGACACCCGATCGGCCCGACCGGCATCGGCCAGATCGGCGAGATCGTGATGCAGCTCCGTGGCGAAGCGGGTGCACGTCAGCACGCAGGCGCGCGGACCGGGCTCGCGCATATGGTCGGCGTAGGCGCGGTCTGTTACGTGCACATCCTGCAGAAGTGA
- a CDS encoding TetR/AcrR family transcriptional regulator — protein sequence MARAVRRAQEPRDDAPTSRRTQVERRDEAERRILEAAALIVAENGLEAITLAEAGARAGYSRGLPSHYFKTKADLLSALGAYIIDSFINDRRAASPELTGYDGLIASFKYYFVMPARTPVMARAFHAVLAGALTVPPITATVAKLNRETRGEIAAGLKAGIAAGRLRPDIDLETESALILAGLRGSVAQWLVDPEGVDLEAIGARFVATVEGRLAK from the coding sequence ATGGCACGAGCAGTTCGACGCGCGCAGGAGCCGCGAGATGACGCACCGACGTCACGGCGAACGCAGGTCGAGCGCCGCGACGAGGCGGAGCGGCGGATCCTCGAGGCGGCCGCGTTGATCGTCGCTGAGAACGGGCTCGAGGCGATCACGCTGGCGGAGGCCGGCGCGCGTGCCGGTTACAGCCGCGGATTGCCGTCGCACTATTTCAAGACCAAGGCGGATCTGTTGTCGGCGCTGGGCGCCTACATCATCGATTCATTCATCAACGACCGCCGCGCCGCTTCGCCGGAGCTGACCGGCTATGACGGCCTGATCGCGTCGTTCAAATACTACTTCGTGATGCCGGCCCGGACGCCTGTCATGGCGCGCGCGTTCCACGCCGTGCTGGCCGGTGCGCTCACCGTGCCGCCGATCACCGCCACCGTCGCCAAGCTCAATCGCGAAACGCGAGGTGAGATCGCCGCGGGTCTCAAGGCAGGGATCGCCGCAGGCCGGTTGAGACCCGACATCGATCTGGAGACCGAGAGCGCGCTGATCCTCGCCGGTCTGCGCGGATCGGTGGCGCAGTGGCTGGTCGATCCGGAGGGCGTCGATCTCGAGGCCATCGGCGCGCGCTTCGTTGCCACGGTGGAAGGAAGGCTGGCAAAATGA
- a CDS encoding AMP-binding protein → MSILPNSVEYWAANRPDDVAFLEGDRRMTWSELNDAANRVAHGLAARGVVAGDIVVLRTQIRIEWPVLSDAIGKLRCSLLGLNWRLTPAETQYVLSNSGAQVVVCDDEDPAALKPAFEGLPIKLAVSIGASAPGFVAFSDLLDTSAEPPLHSTGRPPLILYTSGTTGLPKGVVSVVQPGAQMDARISEYLSDVASTRRGQPGGVSLLTLPLHHGAGPSQVWGAIQLGNPTVMMRRFDPEAALRLIAQHRVTNWTGVPTMYKRLAALPKGVLDSYDVSSIRALSVGAAPVPFELKRWIIRYFGDGVLGEGYGATEVGMISFLPPEMQERKPGSSGRPHKHVDISIRDAEGRELPRNQSGEIWIRTPVTIHSYLNGKPLGADTRDADGYFRVGDVGMLDDDGYLFITDRAKDMIIAGGVNIYPAEIEAAILRHPDVQDVAVIGIPDDEFGEQVKAFCELKPGHATDEAAILAFCRDHLASYKRPKTLSIVDELPRNTMGKLLKRELREPYWKGRERNV, encoded by the coding sequence ATGAGCATTCTGCCGAACAGCGTTGAGTATTGGGCGGCCAATCGCCCCGACGATGTCGCCTTCCTCGAAGGCGATCGCCGGATGACGTGGTCGGAGCTCAACGATGCCGCAAACCGCGTTGCGCATGGCCTGGCTGCTCGCGGCGTCGTCGCCGGCGACATCGTGGTGCTGCGGACCCAGATCCGGATCGAATGGCCTGTTCTGAGCGACGCCATCGGCAAGCTGCGCTGCTCGTTGCTCGGCTTGAACTGGCGGCTGACGCCGGCGGAGACGCAGTACGTGCTGTCCAACAGCGGCGCCCAGGTCGTGGTCTGCGACGACGAGGATCCGGCCGCGCTGAAGCCCGCTTTCGAGGGCTTGCCGATCAAGCTCGCGGTCTCGATCGGCGCGTCGGCGCCCGGCTTCGTCGCCTTCTCCGATCTTCTCGACACCTCCGCCGAGCCGCCGCTGCATTCAACCGGGCGGCCGCCGCTGATCCTCTACACCTCGGGCACCACCGGCCTGCCCAAGGGCGTGGTCTCGGTGGTGCAGCCGGGCGCCCAGATGGATGCGCGCATCAGCGAATATCTCTCCGACGTTGCCTCGACCCGGCGCGGCCAGCCGGGCGGCGTGTCGCTGCTGACGTTGCCCCTGCACCACGGCGCCGGGCCGTCGCAGGTGTGGGGCGCGATCCAGCTCGGCAATCCGACCGTCATGATGCGCCGTTTCGATCCCGAAGCCGCGCTTCGCCTGATCGCGCAACATCGCGTCACCAACTGGACCGGCGTTCCCACCATGTACAAGCGTCTCGCGGCGCTGCCGAAGGGCGTGCTCGACAGCTACGACGTGTCGTCGATCCGCGCGCTCTCGGTCGGCGCGGCGCCGGTGCCCTTTGAACTCAAGCGCTGGATCATCCGCTATTTCGGCGACGGCGTCCTCGGCGAAGGTTACGGCGCCACCGAGGTCGGCATGATCAGCTTCCTGCCGCCTGAGATGCAGGAGCGCAAGCCCGGCTCGAGCGGCCGGCCGCACAAGCACGTCGACATCTCGATTCGCGATGCCGAGGGGCGCGAGCTGCCGCGCAACCAGTCCGGCGAGATCTGGATCAGGACGCCGGTGACGATCCATTCCTATTTGAACGGCAAGCCGCTCGGAGCCGACACGCGCGACGCCGACGGATACTTCCGCGTCGGCGACGTCGGGATGCTCGACGACGACGGTTATCTGTTCATCACCGATCGCGCCAAGGACATGATCATCGCCGGCGGCGTCAACATCTACCCGGCCGAGATCGAGGCCGCGATCCTCCGGCATCCCGATGTCCAGGACGTCGCGGTCATCGGAATCCCCGACGACGAGTTCGGCGAGCAGGTCAAGGCGTTCTGCGAACTGAAGCCGGGTCACGCGACCGACGAGGCCGCGATCCTCGCTTTCTGCCGCGACCACCTTGCTTCGTACAAGCGGCCCAAGACGCTGTCGATCGTCGATGAACTGCCACGCAACACCATGGGCAAGCTGCTCAAGCGCGAATTGCGCGAGCCCTACTGGAAGGGACGGGAGAGAAACGTATGA
- a CDS encoding SDR family oxidoreductase, with product MSDILDLDGKVTLITGAGQGVGRQIALHFAAHNAAGIVVNDYFLERAEQVAREINAAGGKAIALQADVTDLASVRAMIGKAEQAFGPIDVLVNNAGNAGATPDPDARKPFWETGPEVWNSFIGVNLYGVINCASACIPQMIERKGGRIVTIISDAGRAGEAGLEVYSGAKAGAAGFTRAVARSLGRHNITANCVAIAATLTPAIEARLKANPEMQKKMMEKYVIRRPGLPSDVANMVLFLASEASAWITGQTYPVNGGFTFAL from the coding sequence ATGAGTGATATCCTTGATCTGGACGGCAAGGTGACGCTGATCACCGGTGCGGGCCAGGGCGTCGGGCGCCAGATCGCGCTGCATTTCGCCGCGCACAACGCGGCGGGCATTGTCGTCAATGATTACTTCCTTGAACGCGCAGAGCAGGTCGCGCGCGAAATCAACGCCGCCGGCGGCAAGGCGATCGCGCTGCAGGCCGACGTCACCGATCTCGCCTCGGTGAGGGCGATGATCGGCAAAGCCGAGCAGGCCTTCGGCCCGATCGACGTTCTGGTCAACAATGCCGGCAATGCGGGCGCCACGCCCGATCCCGACGCGCGCAAGCCGTTCTGGGAGACCGGCCCCGAAGTCTGGAACAGCTTCATCGGCGTCAACCTGTACGGCGTCATCAACTGCGCCTCGGCCTGCATTCCGCAGATGATCGAGCGCAAGGGCGGCCGCATCGTCACCATCATTTCGGATGCCGGCCGCGCCGGCGAAGCGGGCCTTGAGGTCTATTCAGGTGCAAAGGCGGGCGCCGCGGGCTTCACCCGCGCGGTCGCGCGATCACTCGGCCGCCACAACATCACGGCGAATTGTGTCGCAATCGCCGCTACCCTGACGCCTGCGATCGAGGCGCGGCTCAAGGCCAACCCCGAAATGCAGAAGAAGATGATGGAGAAATACGTCATCCGCCGCCCCGGCCTGCCGTCCGACGTCGCCAACATGGTGCTGTTCCTCGCCTCCGAAGCGAGCGCGTGGATCACCGGCCAGACCTATCCGGTCAATGGCGGCTTTACCTTCGCATTGTGA
- a CDS encoding crotonase/enoyl-CoA hydratase family protein translates to MSTENEQVVLTERRGHILVVTLNRPEVHNACNLALARGISDAMDLLDAEDGLFVGVITGAGGNFSAGADLKAVARGERGVTERGGFGLFRRPPRKPLIAAVEGYAVGGGLELCLSCDLIVAARDARMGLPEVRHNVVAVGGGLFRLPKRIPYHVAMELALTGQFKGAEYFERLGLVNRLVEPGQALEAAVAFGNEILVNGPTALAASKEIIFQAANWTDEAGWTAQAPIAERAFNSEDRAEGLKAFAEKRKPVWKGR, encoded by the coding sequence ATGAGCACCGAGAACGAACAGGTCGTTCTGACCGAGCGGCGCGGCCATATCCTCGTCGTCACCCTGAATCGCCCCGAAGTGCACAATGCGTGCAACCTCGCGCTCGCGCGCGGCATTTCCGATGCGATGGATCTGCTCGATGCGGAGGATGGGCTGTTCGTCGGCGTCATCACCGGCGCGGGCGGTAATTTCTCGGCCGGCGCCGATCTCAAGGCGGTCGCGCGCGGCGAGCGTGGTGTCACCGAGCGCGGTGGCTTCGGATTGTTTCGCCGGCCACCACGCAAGCCATTGATCGCTGCGGTCGAGGGCTATGCAGTCGGCGGCGGGCTCGAGCTCTGCCTGTCCTGCGATCTGATCGTCGCCGCGCGTGACGCCAGGATGGGATTGCCGGAAGTCCGGCACAATGTCGTTGCCGTCGGCGGCGGCTTGTTCCGGCTGCCGAAGCGGATTCCCTATCACGTCGCCATGGAGCTGGCGCTGACCGGACAGTTCAAGGGCGCGGAGTATTTCGAGCGCCTTGGCCTCGTGAACCGGCTCGTCGAACCCGGCCAGGCGCTTGAGGCAGCGGTCGCCTTCGGCAACGAGATACTGGTCAACGGTCCGACGGCGCTCGCCGCCTCGAAGGAGATCATCTTCCAGGCTGCGAACTGGACCGACGAAGCAGGATGGACCGCACAGGCGCCGATCGCGGAACGCGCCTTCAACTCCGAGGACCGCGCCGAGGGGCTGAAGGCGTTCGCCGAGAAGCGGAAGCCGGTGTGGAAGGGGCGTTGA
- a CDS encoding nitronate monooxygenase has translation MLRISGVDLVTAVCRAGAIGAFPTANAGSVEELDAWLTRIERNVAELGRPAAPHCPNLIIRQPRFKDDLACLVRHRVEMVITSVGSPAAAVQPLHDVGCLVFADIASLRHAEKAIEAGADGLILLTAGAGGQTGWANPFAFVRAVRAMFDGPVVLAGGVTDGTALAAARLLGCDLAYMGTRFIAARESMASDAYRRMLVDSTLDDIMLTKAFTGLDASMLRPSIVAAGLDPANLDESVSEARAREKFGGKNDAGGPRRWIEVWSAGHSVSGVHAVTGAADIVDEIAAQYRLAFEIGAA, from the coding sequence ATGCTGCGCATCTCCGGCGTCGATCTCGTGACCGCGGTCTGCCGCGCCGGCGCGATCGGGGCATTTCCGACCGCGAACGCCGGTTCGGTCGAGGAGCTCGATGCCTGGCTCACCCGGATCGAGCGCAATGTCGCCGAGCTCGGCCGTCCCGCGGCGCCGCATTGTCCCAACCTCATCATCCGTCAGCCGCGCTTCAAGGACGATCTCGCCTGTCTCGTCAGGCACAGGGTCGAGATGGTCATCACCAGCGTCGGCTCACCGGCGGCCGCCGTTCAGCCGCTGCATGATGTCGGCTGCCTCGTGTTCGCGGATATCGCCTCGCTGCGCCATGCCGAGAAGGCGATCGAGGCGGGCGCCGATGGTTTGATCTTGCTGACCGCGGGGGCCGGCGGGCAGACCGGCTGGGCCAATCCATTCGCCTTCGTGCGGGCGGTGCGCGCCATGTTCGACGGTCCGGTCGTACTTGCGGGCGGCGTGACCGACGGCACCGCGCTCGCCGCGGCGCGGCTGCTCGGCTGCGACCTCGCCTATATGGGAACACGCTTCATCGCGGCCCGCGAGAGCATGGCGAGCGATGCTTATCGGAGAATGCTGGTCGACAGCACGCTCGACGACATCATGTTGACCAAGGCGTTCACGGGGCTCGACGCCAGCATGCTGCGGCCATCGATCGTGGCCGCGGGCCTCGATCCGGCCAATCTCGACGAGTCCGTGTCGGAGGCGCGCGCGCGCGAAAAGTTCGGCGGCAAGAACGATGCCGGAGGACCACGGCGCTGGATCGAGGTCTGGAGCGCCGGGCATTCGGTCTCCGGCGTCCATGCGGTGACGGGCGCGGCCGACATCGTCGACGAGATCGCCGCGCAATATCGATTGGCATTCGAAATAGGCGCTGCATAA
- a CDS encoding ABC transporter substrate-binding protein produces the protein MSRRTLLRTTAAGLAASIGGKAFAGASYDPGASDAEIRIGQFGPLSGPVSSFGVLANAMDAYFRMLNDAGGINGRKVKFINYDDAYSPPKSVEAARRLVEGDEVLFIAGAMGTPGNIAVQKYLNARKVPQLFLAAAASKLSDPATNPWTMVGGSTYEIEGGVVGRYIAGSTPDAKIGLLYQNDDAGKATLSGLKTGLGAKSAQIVCELNYSVGDPTIDSQIVQLKLSGADVVFLITIPKMASQALRKMAALEWRPQVFLGAGNASVRATLKPAGFETAQGILAFATRIDPGNPLWADTVDMKQYMAFLDRYVPNADRADDLYAIGYTAAATAAHVVRQCGDQLTRANILHQATSLKNFAAPLLIPGITLNTTPSDYVPIKQFQLMRFKGEAYEKVGELLTAA, from the coding sequence ATCAGCCGTAGAACGCTGCTCCGGACGACGGCGGCCGGTCTCGCGGCGTCGATCGGCGGCAAGGCATTTGCCGGCGCCTCATACGATCCCGGTGCCAGCGACGCAGAAATCCGCATCGGGCAATTCGGACCGCTCAGCGGCCCGGTGTCGTCGTTCGGCGTGCTGGCCAATGCGATGGATGCCTATTTCCGCATGCTGAACGATGCCGGCGGCATCAACGGCCGCAAGGTCAAGTTCATCAACTATGACGACGCCTACAGCCCGCCGAAATCGGTTGAAGCGGCGCGGCGTCTGGTCGAAGGCGACGAGGTGCTGTTCATCGCCGGCGCGATGGGGACGCCGGGCAACATCGCCGTGCAGAAATATTTGAACGCGCGAAAGGTCCCGCAGTTGTTCCTCGCGGCAGCCGCGAGCAAGCTGTCGGATCCGGCCACCAATCCGTGGACCATGGTCGGCGGATCGACCTACGAGATCGAAGGCGGCGTCGTCGGCCGCTACATCGCCGGCTCCACGCCCGATGCGAAGATCGGCCTGCTGTATCAGAACGACGACGCTGGCAAGGCAACGCTCTCAGGCCTGAAGACGGGACTGGGCGCGAAGTCCGCGCAGATCGTTTGCGAGCTGAACTATTCGGTCGGCGACCCCACCATCGATTCCCAGATCGTCCAGTTGAAATTGTCGGGGGCCGACGTGGTGTTCCTCATCACCATCCCGAAGATGGCGAGCCAGGCGCTGCGCAAGATGGCCGCGCTCGAATGGCGGCCGCAGGTGTTTCTCGGCGCCGGCAATGCTTCGGTGCGTGCGACGCTGAAACCGGCGGGTTTCGAGACCGCCCAGGGCATTCTCGCCTTTGCAACGCGGATCGACCCCGGCAATCCGCTCTGGGCCGACACCGTGGACATGAAGCAGTACATGGCGTTCCTCGACCGCTACGTCCCGAACGCCGACCGCGCGGACGACCTCTACGCCATCGGCTACACGGCCGCGGCAACCGCCGCGCACGTCGTCAGGCAATGCGGCGATCAGCTGACGCGCGCCAACATCCTGCACCAGGCGACCAGCCTGAAGAATTTCGCCGCGCCGCTGCTGATTCCCGGCATCACCCTCAACACCACGCCGAGCGATTATGTTCCGATCAAGCAGTTTCAGCTGATGCGGTTCAAGGGCGAGGCCTATGAGAAGGTCGGCGAGCTGCTCACCGCGGCCTGA